The Bacteroidota bacterium genome has a window encoding:
- the groL gene encoding chaperonin GroEL (60 kDa chaperone family; promotes refolding of misfolded polypeptides especially under stressful conditions; forms two stacked rings of heptamers to form a barrel-shaped 14mer; ends can be capped by GroES; misfolded proteins enter the barrel where they are refolded when GroES binds) yields MAKKITYDTDARDAMKRGVDALANAVKVTLGPKGRNVIIDKKFGAPQITKDGVTVAKEIELPDAVENMGAQLLKEVASKTADLAGDGTTTATVLAQAIVTAGLKNVAAGANPMDLKRGIDKAVEAVVADLKKQSKSVGDDNKKIEQVATISANNDSTIGKLIAEAMAKVKKEGVITVEEAKGTETTVEVVEGMQFDRGYVSPYFVTNADEMEAVLENPYILLYDKKLSTMKELLPILEKSAQTGKALLIICEDLDGEALATLVVNKIRGALKICAVKAPGFGDRRKEMMQDIATLTGGTLISEERGFKLENADLSYLGTAEKITVDKDNTTLVGGKGKKSDITARVNQIKAQIESTTSDYDKEKLQERLAKLAGGVAVLYVGAATEVEMKEKKDRVDDALHATRAAVEEGIVAGGGVSYLRAIDAIEKMKGSNEDEATGIQIVKRSLEEPLRIIAENAGVEGSIAVQKVREGKGDFGFNARTDVYENLISAGVIDPTKVVRIALENAASIGGMILTTECVLADIKEEKSAMPQMPGGMGGGMDY; encoded by the coding sequence ATGGCAAAAAAAATAACTTACGATACCGATGCTCGCGATGCGATGAAGCGCGGTGTTGATGCGTTAGCAAACGCTGTAAAGGTGACGCTCGGACCGAAAGGCCGCAATGTCATCATTGACAAAAAATTTGGTGCACCTCAAATCACTAAAGATGGTGTAACCGTTGCAAAAGAAATCGAACTGCCCGATGCAGTAGAAAACATGGGAGCTCAGCTTTTAAAAGAAGTAGCTTCTAAAACAGCCGATCTGGCAGGTGACGGAACAACAACCGCTACTGTTCTTGCGCAAGCAATCGTAACGGCAGGTTTGAAGAACGTTGCAGCCGGTGCAAACCCTATGGATTTGAAACGCGGAATTGACAAAGCGGTTGAAGCAGTTGTTGCTGACTTGAAAAAACAATCCAAATCGGTTGGCGATGACAACAAAAAAATCGAACAAGTTGCTACTATCTCTGCAAACAACGATTCCACCATCGGAAAACTGATTGCTGAAGCAATGGCAAAAGTGAAGAAAGAAGGCGTTATCACTGTGGAAGAAGCAAAAGGTACTGAAACAACTGTTGAAGTTGTGGAAGGAATGCAGTTCGACCGCGGATATGTTTCTCCTTACTTCGTTACCAATGCAGATGAAATGGAAGCGGTATTGGAAAACCCTTACATTCTTCTTTACGACAAGAAATTGTCCACCATGAAGGAACTTCTTCCCATCCTTGAAAAATCAGCTCAGACAGGAAAAGCACTTCTCATCATCTGCGAAGATTTAGACGGTGAAGCTCTTGCTACTCTTGTTGTAAATAAAATTCGCGGTGCGCTGAAGATCTGCGCTGTGAAAGCTCCCGGCTTTGGCGATCGCAGAAAAGAAATGATGCAAGACATTGCAACATTAACTGGCGGAACCTTGATTTCTGAAGAACGCGGTTTCAAATTGGAAAACGCTGACCTCTCTTATCTCGGAACAGCTGAGAAAATCACCGTTGACAAAGACAACACTACTCTGGTTGGCGGTAAAGGAAAAAAATCCGACATCACTGCGCGTGTAAATCAAATCAAAGCCCAGATTGAATCTACTACTTCTGATTACGATAAAGAAAAATTGCAGGAGCGCCTGGCTAAATTAGCTGGCGGTGTTGCAGTTCTTTATGTGGGCGCTGCTACCGAAGTGGAAATGAAAGAAAAGAAAGATCGTGTGGATGACGCGCTTCATGCTACCCGCGCTGCCGTTGAAGAAGGCATCGTTGCTGGCGGTGGAGTTTCTTATCTACGCGCCATTGACGCGATAGAAAAAATGAAGGGCTCCAACGAAGACGAAGCAACAGGAATTCAAATTGTAAAACGTTCGCTCGAAGAACCACTTCGCATCATTGCTGAAAATGCAGGTGTGGAAGGTTCCATTGCTGTGCAAAAAGTTCGTGAAGGCAAAGGCGACTTTGGTTTCAATGCCCGCACCGATGTGTATGAAAATCTCATCTCTGCAGGCGTAATTGACCCAACCAAAGTAGTTCGTATAGCTTTGGAGAATGCCGCTTCTATTGGCGGAATGATTCTCACAACAGAATGCGTTCTTGCAGATATCAAAGAAGAAAAATCCGCTATGCCGCAAATGCCAGGAGGAATGGGCGGTGGAATGGATTACTAA
- the secG gene encoding preprotein translocase subunit SecG, whose translation MATFLSILIIIVCVLLTLIVLIQNPKGGGIASNFMSTNTFIGAKQQVELIEQITWGFVGGLVVLCIAFAAIVGNGAGKTETKESIVGKSEMPMPGNGAPSMPAQQQQAPTQQQPK comes from the coding sequence ATGGCTACTTTTCTTTCCATCCTTATTATTATCGTATGCGTTCTTCTCACTTTGATTGTTCTCATTCAGAATCCAAAAGGTGGTGGAATCGCGTCAAACTTTATGTCAACCAACACATTCATTGGCGCAAAACAGCAAGTTGAGCTCATCGAGCAAATCACTTGGGGATTTGTTGGCGGACTTGTAGTGCTGTGCATAGCGTTTGCAGCAATTGTTGGAAACGGTGCCGGAAAAACTGAAACCAAAGAATCCATTGTTGGGAAATCTGAAATGCCTATGCCTGGCAACGGAGCTCCTTCTATGCCTGCTCAGCAACAGCAAGCTCCGACTCAGCAACAACCGAAGTAA
- a CDS encoding LptE family protein: MKRAFKYCLLSIVCCLLAFSSCKVHYSFSGASVSPDVKTVSIQTFKNNASLAPPTLSQSLTEAVKDIFTSQTNLGIVSQSGDLSFEGEITNYITQPVAIQSNDQAALNRLTITVHILFTNAKDEKQNFETSFARYSDYSSTQSLTSVQESLIEDINKQLVQDIFNKAMVNW, translated from the coding sequence ATGAAACGCGCATTCAAATATTGTCTATTGTCTATTGTCTGTTGTTTACTTGCATTCTCTTCCTGCAAAGTCCACTACTCCTTTTCAGGTGCATCCGTTTCTCCCGATGTAAAAACCGTTTCCATACAAACTTTCAAGAACAACGCATCGCTGGCTCCTCCCACGCTCAGCCAGTCGCTCACCGAGGCGGTAAAAGATATTTTCACTTCGCAAACCAATCTCGGCATCGTTTCACAAAGCGGAGATTTGAGTTTTGAAGGCGAGATTACCAACTACATTACACAACCTGTTGCCATCCAAAGCAACGACCAGGCAGCGCTCAACCGCCTCACCATCACAGTGCATATACTATTTACAAATGCAAAAGATGAAAAGCAAAACTTTGAAACAAGTTTCGCCCGCTATTCAGATTATTCCAGCACACAAAGCTTAACATCCGTGCAGGAATCGCTCATAGAAGACATCAACAAGCAATTGGTTCAGGATATTTTTAACAAGGCGATGGTTAACTGGTAA
- a CDS encoding polyprenyl synthetase family protein, which yields MLSLGGKRIRPLFVLLSCDLFGGKTDDAISSALAIELFHNFTLVHDDVLDNALLRRNQPTVHQKWNTSTAILSGDVMLVKAYQLIGRSKMCDAILPFFNKMAAEVCEGQQWDLNYEKLYTISIAQYFRMIELKTAVLIAASMKIGGMIGGANEEDAKNIYEFGKNTGMAFQLQDDLLDVYGESEKFGKQQGGDIISNKKTFLLLKASELSNLNAYKKEELTQWLAFVPKTEKDSAEKINAVKSIYDFTNVKKITEEEIKSFHQKAIVSLEKISAQEEKKKALVDFTSALLKREV from the coding sequence ATGCTTTCGCTGGGCGGAAAAAGAATCCGCCCGCTGTTTGTTTTGCTTTCCTGCGATTTATTCGGAGGTAAGACTGACGATGCAATTTCTTCCGCTCTTGCGATTGAACTTTTTCACAACTTCACATTAGTGCATGATGACGTATTGGATAATGCATTGCTTCGCAGAAATCAGCCCACTGTTCATCAGAAATGGAATACATCTACTGCCATTCTAAGCGGTGATGTAATGCTGGTGAAAGCATATCAACTTATTGGCAGGAGTAAAATGTGCGATGCAATTCTTCCCTTCTTCAATAAAATGGCGGCAGAAGTTTGCGAAGGACAACAATGGGATTTGAATTATGAAAAACTGTATACAATTTCTATTGCCCAATATTTCAGAATGATTGAACTGAAAACAGCTGTGCTGATTGCGGCAAGCATGAAGATTGGCGGGATGATTGGAGGTGCAAACGAAGAAGATGCAAAAAACATTTACGAATTCGGAAAAAATACTGGCATGGCATTTCAGCTGCAAGACGATTTGCTGGATGTATACGGTGAATCTGAAAAATTCGGAAAGCAACAAGGTGGCGACATCATTTCCAACAAAAAAACTTTTCTCCTGTTGAAAGCATCTGAACTATCAAATCTTAATGCTTACAAAAAAGAAGAACTGACCCAATGGCTTGCCTTCGTTCCGAAAACTGAAAAAGATTCCGCGGAAAAAATAAATGCCGTGAAAAGCATTTATGATTTTACGAATGTGAAAAAAATTACTGAAGAAGAAATTAAATCCTTTCATCAAAAAGCAATTGTTTCGCTCGAAAAAATTTCCGCGCAAGAAGAAAAAAAGAAAGCGCTGGTTGATTTTACTTCTGCACTTCTGAAGAGAGAAGTGTAG
- a CDS encoding co-chaperone GroES — protein sequence MAKVKFQPQGDRVLVEAAPAEEKTAGGIIIPDTAKEKPQKGTIVAVGPGKKKDEPMTVKVGDTVFYGKYSGTEISVDGKEFLIMRQDDVFGVIG from the coding sequence ATGGCAAAAGTAAAATTTCAACCACAGGGAGACAGAGTTCTCGTTGAAGCAGCTCCCGCAGAAGAAAAAACCGCTGGCGGAATCATCATTCCAGACACAGCAAAAGAAAAACCACAGAAAGGAACCATCGTAGCGGTAGGTCCCGGCAAAAAGAAAGACGAACCCATGACCGTTAAAGTGGGCGACACAGTTTTCTACGGAAAATATTCCGGAACAGAAATCTCTGTTGATGGAAAAGAATTTTTAATCATGCGCCAGGATGATGTGTTTGGCGTGATTGGATAA
- a CDS encoding immune inhibitor A — protein MKKSFIAFCILQFAICNLQSVIAQQKYFRVKIFTDGKGLKELSASGVCIDHGDSKKGFFFVSDFSEQEINIIKEKGFKYEIQIDDVQNFYREQNNPSSEKYVPAPEPLTHGCNSTINYPTPANFTLGSMGGYFTYTEILWHLDNMKTLFPNLVKTKTPLDSLTIEGRPVYWLKISDNASADESEPEMLYTAVHHAREPNSVSQLIMYMYYLLENYNTNSEIKYLVDNLEMYFVPCINPDGYIYNETTDPGGGGMWRKNRKDNGDGTFGIDLNRNYDYNWGFDDNGSSPSTSSDTYRGTAGFSEPETKNLRNFCNARQFKLTLNYHTYGNLLIYPWGYQPSIYTPDSAQFVEYAEYLTWQNHYNYGTADQTVEYVVNGSSDDWMYGEQLSKAKIFAMTPEAGDAANGFWPPQNLIESICKENISQNLHAAHLLLKHAVATDEEPRYISSQNGFFNYNIKCLGMDAPATFTVSITPITPEITSVGAPKTYSNFTMLQEANDSISFTISPSAVQGQVLEYIISVNNGLYTHSDTIEKVFGTPTILFSSNGNSMTGWTSSTGWGVDNNIYYSSTGSIADSPNGNYNTNDSTRIRTTTQMSLAGAVSATLSFHARWEVEPRFDYVEVMASNNNGNTWTALCGKYTKPGNAYQDNLQPIYDGFMFPWVREEVDLDSYANQNLLIRFMLKSDNGAEYDGFFFDDLKVEAILSANAVNEIGNEMEFSVSPNPASKMITVIASGAKQSLVMCNLLGEKVGSQQLAIGKNEIDISNLHGGIYFVKVADEKGNFGVRKIILQ, from the coding sequence ATGAAAAAATCATTTATTGCCTTTTGTATTTTACAATTTGCAATCTGTAACCTGCAATCTGTAATTGCGCAGCAAAAATATTTTCGCGTTAAAATCTTTACTGACGGAAAAGGATTAAAAGAACTTTCGGCTTCAGGAGTTTGCATTGACCATGGCGACAGCAAAAAAGGATTTTTCTTTGTTTCCGATTTCTCGGAACAGGAAATTAACATCATCAAAGAAAAAGGATTCAAGTATGAAATCCAGATTGATGATGTACAGAATTTTTACAGAGAACAAAACAATCCTTCATCCGAAAAATATGTTCCCGCCCCCGAACCTTTGACACACGGATGCAATTCCACCATCAATTATCCTACACCCGCAAATTTTACGCTCGGAAGCATGGGCGGATATTTTACTTACACAGAAATTCTCTGGCATCTCGACAATATGAAAACTCTTTTCCCGAATCTCGTGAAAACAAAAACTCCTCTCGATTCGCTTACCATTGAAGGTCGCCCCGTTTACTGGCTGAAAATTTCTGACAACGCGAGTGCAGATGAATCCGAACCCGAAATGCTTTACACGGCAGTTCATCACGCGCGCGAACCCAACTCGGTTTCGCAACTCATTATGTATATGTATTATCTCCTGGAAAATTATAATACAAATTCCGAAATAAAATATTTAGTTGATAATCTTGAAATGTATTTTGTTCCCTGTATAAATCCTGACGGATATATATACAATGAAACCACCGACCCCGGAGGCGGAGGTATGTGGAGAAAAAACCGTAAAGATAATGGAGACGGAACTTTTGGAATTGACCTGAACAGAAATTACGATTACAACTGGGGATTTGATGACAATGGTTCTTCTCCCAGCACTTCTTCCGATACATACAGAGGCACTGCCGGATTTTCTGAACCCGAAACCAAAAACCTGCGGAACTTCTGCAACGCCCGCCAGTTTAAACTCACACTCAACTATCACACGTATGGAAATCTTTTAATCTATCCCTGGGGATATCAGCCCTCTATTTACACTCCCGACTCCGCGCAGTTTGTAGAGTATGCAGAATATTTAACCTGGCAGAATCACTACAACTACGGAACTGCCGATCAAACAGTGGAATATGTGGTGAACGGCAGTTCTGACGACTGGATGTACGGTGAGCAATTATCGAAAGCGAAAATTTTCGCCATGACTCCCGAAGCAGGCGATGCGGCAAACGGTTTCTGGCCTCCGCAGAATTTAATTGAGAGTATTTGCAAGGAAAACATTTCACAGAATCTTCACGCAGCACATTTACTGTTGAAACATGCAGTGGCAACGGATGAAGAACCGAGATACATTTCCTCGCAAAACGGATTTTTCAATTACAACATAAAATGTCTGGGAATGGATGCGCCCGCCACATTCACGGTTTCCATTACTCCGATAACTCCTGAAATTACAAGCGTGGGTGCGCCAAAAACATATTCCAATTTCACTATGCTGCAGGAAGCCAATGATTCCATTTCGTTTACCATAAGTCCTTCCGCTGTGCAGGGACAAGTGCTTGAATATATAATTTCAGTAAACAACGGATTATACACACACAGCGATACCATCGAAAAAGTTTTCGGAACGCCAACCATTCTGTTTTCCAGCAACGGAAATTCCATGACGGGCTGGACATCTTCAACGGGTTGGGGAGTTGACAATAACATTTATTATTCCTCAACAGGTTCTATTGCCGACAGTCCGAACGGAAATTACAACACCAATGATTCCACAAGAATAAGAACTACAACTCAGATGAGCTTAGCAGGAGCGGTGAGCGCCACGCTTTCTTTTCACGCGCGATGGGAAGTGGAACCGCGTTTTGATTATGTAGAAGTGATGGCATCCAATAACAATGGAAACACATGGACGGCTCTCTGCGGAAAATATACCAAGCCCGGCAATGCCTATCAGGATAATCTACAGCCCATTTATGACGGCTTCATGTTCCCCTGGGTGCGTGAAGAAGTTGATTTGGATAGCTACGCCAACCAAAATCTGCTCATCCGCTTTATGCTCAAATCAGATAACGGAGCTGAGTACGATGGATTTTTCTTTGATGATTTGAAAGTGGAAGCCATACTTTCTGCGAATGCTGTGAATGAAATAGGAAATGAAATGGAATTTTCTGTTTCTCCTAATCCTGCTTCCAAGATGATAACCGTCATTGCGAGTGGAGCGAAGCAATCTCTTGTGATGTGTAATCTTCTTGGTGAAAAAGTCGGCAGTCAGCAATTGGCAATTGGTAAGAATGAAATAGACATTTCAAATCTTCATGGAGGAATTTATTTTGTAAAAGTTGCAGATGAGAAAGGAAATTTTGGTGTAAGAAAAATAATACTGCAATAA
- a CDS encoding CDP-alcohol phosphatidyltransferase family protein: MKKNIPNFFTLCNLFCGCIAIVFAFEGNLIWSAYMVGIACLFDFLDGMAARALKVNSEIGKQLDSLADMVSFGVVPGVIVFILLNHSMVTCGADVFVAAPISFCGFLITIFSAIRLAKFNLDTRQSDMFIGLPTPANTIFISSLPVVLQFNLISESMKQIITNPYFLISLSLISSFLLIAPISLFAFKFKNFSWADNKVRYIFLTLAFVLLIILKFAGIPLIIILYIVLSVINNLVSKKKLGK, encoded by the coding sequence ATTAAGAAAAACATCCCTAATTTTTTCACGCTTTGTAATCTGTTTTGCGGATGTATTGCCATTGTTTTTGCTTTTGAAGGAAATTTAATCTGGAGTGCTTACATGGTAGGCATTGCCTGCCTGTTTGATTTTCTGGATGGAATGGCTGCGCGTGCTTTAAAAGTAAATTCTGAAATCGGAAAACAATTAGACTCGCTTGCTGATATGGTTAGTTTTGGTGTGGTGCCGGGAGTGATAGTATTTATATTGCTAAATCATTCTATGGTAACATGCGGAGCCGATGTATTTGTTGCCGCACCTATTTCGTTCTGCGGATTTTTAATAACTATTTTTTCAGCAATCAGGCTGGCAAAATTTAATCTTGATACGCGTCAGTCTGATATGTTTATCGGTCTTCCAACTCCTGCAAACACAATATTTATTTCATCATTGCCCGTTGTATTACAGTTCAATTTAATTAGTGAATCAATGAAGCAAATAATAACCAATCCTTATTTCCTTATTTCCCTATCCCTTATTTCCTCTTTTCTCCTCATCGCTCCCATTTCCCTCTTTGCATTCAAGTTCAAAAACTTTTCATGGGCGGATAATAAAGTGCGTTACATTTTTCTCACTCTTGCTTTTGTGTTGTTAATCATTTTAAAGTTCGCAGGTATTCCTTTAATAATAATTTTGTACATCGTTTTATCAGTTATTAATAATTTGGTTTCAAAAAAGAAATTGGGAAAATAA
- the lepA gene encoding elongation factor 4, producing MAVEQKYIRNFCIIAHIDHGKSTLADRLLEITKTINKRDMMAQVLDDMDIERERGITIKSHAIQMEYDYKGEKYFLNLIDTPGHVDFSYEVSRAIAACEGALLLVDASQGIQAQTISNMYLALNNNLEIIPVMNKVDMDAAKPEEVADQMVDIIGCKHEDILKASGRTGQGVDEILQAIIEKIPPPKGKSDAPLQALIFDSVFNTFRGIIAYFRVFSGEIKRGDKIKFAATGKEYVAEEVGIFKLKQTPRDIIETGNVGYVISGIKQASEVKVGDTITLVENPAEPIQGFEDVKPMVYAGIYPVSTDDFAELRDAMEKLQLNDASLTWVPESSAALGFGFRCGFLGLLHMEIVQERLDREFNMNVITTVPNVSYKLYDTKGVMKIINNPSEMPDPTQMEKVEEPYIIANIITKVEYVGNIMNLCMGKRGNIKNQVYLTTDRVELTFELPLGEVIFDFYDKLKSISKGYASFDYHPIEFRESELVKLDILVNGDQVDALSALIHKSHAHDFGRKICEKLKELIPRQQFQIAIQAAIGAKIVARETLSAMRKDVTAKCYGGDISRKRKLLEKQKEGKKKMKQIGNVEIPQSAFMAVLKLD from the coding sequence ATGGCAGTTGAACAAAAATATATACGTAACTTTTGCATCATCGCCCATATTGACCATGGAAAAAGCACTTTAGCTGACCGTTTGCTTGAAATAACCAAAACCATTAACAAGCGCGACATGATGGCGCAAGTGCTGGATGATATGGACATTGAACGTGAACGCGGTATCACCATAAAGAGCCACGCGATTCAGATGGAGTATGACTATAAAGGCGAAAAATATTTTTTAAATCTGATTGATACTCCGGGTCATGTTGATTTTTCATACGAAGTTTCGCGTGCGATTGCTGCCTGCGAAGGAGCATTGCTTTTAGTTGATGCATCACAGGGAATTCAGGCGCAGACCATTTCAAATATGTATCTCGCATTGAATAATAATCTTGAAATAATTCCTGTCATGAATAAAGTGGACATGGATGCCGCCAAACCCGAAGAAGTAGCCGACCAGATGGTGGACATTATCGGATGCAAGCACGAAGATATTCTGAAGGCGAGCGGAAGAACCGGACAAGGCGTGGATGAAATTCTTCAAGCCATCATTGAAAAAATTCCTCCTCCAAAAGGAAAATCAGATGCTCCGTTGCAGGCGCTCATTTTTGATTCCGTGTTCAACACCTTCAGAGGAATTATTGCCTACTTCAGAGTGTTCAGCGGAGAAATAAAAAGGGGAGACAAAATAAAATTTGCTGCCACAGGAAAAGAATACGTTGCCGAAGAAGTAGGAATTTTTAAATTAAAACAAACCCCGAGAGATATTATAGAAACAGGAAACGTGGGATATGTCATTTCCGGAATCAAACAGGCGAGCGAAGTAAAAGTAGGCGACACGATTACGCTTGTAGAAAATCCTGCCGAACCGATACAAGGTTTTGAAGATGTGAAGCCGATGGTGTACGCAGGAATTTACCCTGTGAGTACCGATGATTTTGCCGAGCTCCGCGATGCGATGGAAAAATTGCAGCTCAACGATGCGTCTCTTACTTGGGTACCCGAAAGTTCTGCCGCGCTGGGTTTTGGTTTCCGCTGCGGATTTTTAGGATTGCTTCACATGGAAATTGTGCAGGAAAGATTAGACCGCGAGTTCAACATGAATGTGATTACCACCGTTCCGAACGTGAGTTATAAATTATATGACACAAAGGGCGTGATGAAAATAATTAACAATCCATCCGAAATGCCCGACCCCACGCAGATGGAAAAAGTGGAAGAGCCATACATCATCGCTAACATTATTACCAAAGTGGAATACGTGGGCAACATCATGAATTTGTGCATGGGCAAACGAGGCAACATAAAAAATCAGGTATACCTCACCACCGACCGCGTTGAACTTACATTTGAACTTCCGCTGGGCGAAGTGATTTTTGATTTTTACGACAAACTGAAAAGTATTTCCAAAGGATACGCTTCGTTTGATTATCACCCGATAGAATTTCGCGAATCAGAATTAGTGAAACTGGATATTCTAGTAAATGGAGATCAGGTGGATGCGCTCTCCGCGCTCATTCACAAAAGCCACGCGCATGATTTCGGAAGAAAGATATGCGAGAAGCTGAAAGAATTAATCCCGCGCCAGCAGTTTCAGATTGCGATACAGGCAGCTATTGGCGCAAAAATAGTCGCCCGCGAAACACTTTCTGCCATGAGAAAAGATGTTACCGCAAAATGTTATGGCGGTGATATTTCCCGCAAGCGCAAACTCTTAGAGAAACAGAAAGAAGGGAAAAAGAAAATGAAGCAGATTGGCAATGTGGAGATTCCGCAGAGTGCGTTTATGGCGGTGCTGAAGCTGGATTGA
- a CDS encoding (2Fe-2S) ferredoxin domain-containing protein, whose product MPGEKPFCGETHGMAIVEAFKTKLKAKKLSVKVRAQRAGCLDVCHYGQTVVVYPEGIFYTGVELKDVDEIIEEHIINNRPVQRLVLTKDKY is encoded by the coding sequence ATGCCGGGAGAAAAACCATTCTGCGGAGAAACGCACGGAATGGCAATCGTGGAAGCATTCAAAACAAAACTGAAAGCAAAAAAACTCTCGGTTAAAGTTCGGGCGCAACGAGCCGGATGTTTGGATGTCTGTCATTATGGACAAACCGTTGTTGTTTATCCCGAAGGAATTTTTTATACGGGCGTTGAACTGAAAGATGTGGATGAAATCATTGAAGAACATATTATCAATAACCGCCCTGTTCAGCGATTGGTTCTGACTAAAGACAAATACTAA
- a CDS encoding PorV/PorQ family protein has product MKNIKSLLPVLALFLSNMLSAQAPKYSNEFLAIGVGGRALGLSNSCIASVNDVTSGYWNPAGLLGVKNDMQVGLMHSEYFAGIAKYDYGAVARRLDSSSAFGLSMIRFGVDNIPNTTELIDASGNVDYDKITQFSAVDYGFIISYARTPKIKGLRLGANAKIIRRIVGDFAGAWGFGLDAGAQYEYKGWKLGAMARDITSTFNAWSYNLTQEMKDVFAYTNNEIPTNSIEVTLPRLILGGARKFDLMKDLSMLAELNVDMTFDGMRNVLIKSNPISADPHFGLELGYKGIAFLRGGILNIQHEQDVTGKNITTLQPNFGVGIKIKRISIDYAKTDIGNQSVALYSHVFSVRLDINKQSK; this is encoded by the coding sequence ATGAAAAACATAAAATCTTTATTACCTGTTCTGGCATTATTTCTTTCAAATATGCTTTCAGCACAGGCTCCAAAATACAGCAACGAGTTTCTTGCCATTGGTGTGGGCGGACGAGCGCTTGGGCTTTCCAACTCCTGCATTGCATCTGTGAACGATGTAACTTCAGGATACTGGAACCCGGCAGGATTGCTTGGTGTGAAAAATGATATGCAGGTGGGTCTGATGCATTCAGAATATTTTGCCGGAATTGCCAAATACGATTACGGAGCCGTTGCAAGGCGGCTTGACAGCAGCAGCGCTTTTGGCTTAAGCATGATTCGTTTTGGAGTTGACAATATCCCCAACACCACCGAACTGATTGATGCTTCCGGAAATGTTGATTATGATAAGATCACTCAGTTCTCCGCTGTTGATTACGGATTTATTATCTCCTACGCACGCACTCCGAAAATAAAAGGGCTTCGGCTTGGAGCAAATGCAAAAATAATCCGAAGGATTGTTGGAGATTTTGCAGGCGCATGGGGATTCGGATTAGATGCGGGAGCACAATACGAATACAAAGGATGGAAGTTGGGAGCAATGGCAAGAGACATCACTTCTACTTTCAACGCATGGAGCTACAACCTGACGCAGGAAATGAAAGATGTTTTTGCCTATACCAACAATGAAATTCCAACCAACTCCATTGAAGTTACTTTGCCTCGCTTGATACTTGGCGGAGCCAGAAAATTTGATTTGATGAAGGATTTATCAATGCTGGCAGAATTAAATGTTGATATGACATTTGACGGAATGAGAAATGTGCTTATTAAAAGTAATCCCATCAGTGCAGACCCGCACTTCGGGCTTGAGTTAGGATACAAAGGCATTGCATTTTTAAGAGGAGGAATCCTGAATATTCAGCATGAACAGGATGTAACAGGAAAAAACATTACAACGCTTCAACCAAATTTCGGAGTAGGCATAAAAATTAAACGCATCAGCATTGATTATGCAAAAACAGATATCGGCAATCAATCTGTTGCTCTTTATTCACATGTGTTTTCAGTGAGGCTGGATATCAATAAACAGTCGAAATGA
- the purS gene encoding phosphoribosylformylglycinamidine synthase subunit PurS has product MKFKAEINVMPLKALLDPQGKAVTGSMKNIGLAEIQNVRIGKHISLEIEAADKEAAHKKAETACKKLLANPIMEFYEVTLEESK; this is encoded by the coding sequence ATGAAATTTAAAGCAGAAATAAACGTGATGCCCCTCAAGGCACTCCTTGACCCTCAGGGAAAAGCAGTAACAGGAAGCATGAAAAACATCGGGCTTGCTGAAATTCAAAATGTGCGTATCGGCAAACACATTTCATTGGAGATAGAAGCCGCTGACAAAGAAGCCGCTCATAAAAAAGCAGAAACTGCCTGCAAAAAACTTCTCGCCAACCCGATTATGGAGTTTTACGAGGTTACGCTGGAAGAAAGCAAGTAA